In Planctomycetia bacterium, one DNA window encodes the following:
- a CDS encoding complex I NDUFA9 subunit family protein — MSETVQAAESPPTPTGPVAAAGEATSTEEGKFLTRVLVTGATGFVGRAVLRELVARGHKAVCLVRDRDRLAAQARELPADRYEVVHGDLFDGDALAEAAHGAEACVHLVGIIQENRLRGQTFERVHLEGTRAVVDACKAAGVRRYVHMSALGTRPGAPSAYHRTKWAAEVCVRESGLDWTIFRPSIIHGPDGEFMRMMRMFVCDVTVNALGFLPTPFPVIPYFGDGQRRLQPVSVKDVAHCFVAALSRPETIGRTFDLGGPEAISWKELYRICRDTIPGAKRWKPIVGQPVWIAKLMAKTVMKLPLLPAMLRFNEGQVQMSQEDSVCDTGPVEETFGIRLRDFRRELADYAAMIE; from the coding sequence ATGAGTGAAACCGTACAGGCGGCTGAATCACCGCCGACTCCGACCGGACCCGTCGCCGCGGCCGGCGAAGCGACCTCGACCGAAGAGGGAAAATTTCTGACGCGCGTGCTCGTGACGGGCGCGACCGGCTTTGTCGGGCGGGCGGTCCTGCGCGAGCTGGTGGCGCGCGGGCACAAGGCCGTGTGCCTGGTGCGCGACCGGGACCGCCTCGCGGCGCAGGCGCGGGAACTCCCCGCCGATCGATACGAGGTCGTGCATGGCGACTTGTTTGACGGCGACGCACTGGCCGAAGCCGCGCACGGCGCCGAGGCGTGCGTGCATCTGGTGGGCATCATTCAGGAGAATCGGCTGCGCGGCCAGACGTTTGAGCGGGTTCATCTGGAGGGGACGCGCGCCGTCGTCGACGCGTGCAAAGCGGCGGGTGTGCGGCGCTATGTACACATGTCGGCACTGGGAACACGGCCGGGGGCGCCCAGTGCGTATCACCGCACGAAGTGGGCCGCGGAAGTGTGCGTGCGGGAGAGCGGGCTGGATTGGACGATCTTTCGGCCGAGCATCATTCACGGGCCGGACGGGGAGTTCATGCGGATGATGCGGATGTTCGTGTGCGACGTGACCGTGAATGCGCTGGGGTTTCTGCCGACGCCGTTTCCGGTGATTCCGTATTTCGGCGACGGCCAGCGGCGATTGCAACCCGTGAGTGTCAAGGACGTGGCGCATTGTTTCGTGGCGGCGCTGTCACGGCCGGAAACAATCGGTCGGACGTTTGACCTTGGCGGGCCGGAGGCGATCAGCTGGAAGGAGCTGTATCGCATCTGCCGCGATACGATTCCGGGCGCAAAGCGCTGGAAGCCGATCGTGGGTCAGCCGGTTTGGATTGCGAAGCTGATGGCGAAAACGGTGATGAAACTGCCGCTGTTGCCGGCGATGCTGCGATTCAACGAGGGGCAGGTGCAGATGTCGCAGGAGGATTCGGTGTGCGACACGGGGCCGGTGGAAGAGACATTCGGCATCCGCCTGCGCGATTTTCGGCGCGAGCTGGCCGACTACGCGGCGATGATAGAGTAA